The following are encoded in a window of Oncorhynchus nerka isolate Pitt River unplaced genomic scaffold, Oner_Uvic_2.0 unplaced_scaffold_1334, whole genome shotgun sequence genomic DNA:
- the LOC135568920 gene encoding uncharacterized protein LOC135568920: protein MTNPTLFPVLFNIIVFQVLFNISVFQVLFNIIVFQVLFNIIVFQVLFNIIVFQVLFNIIVFQVLFSIIVFQVLFNIIVFQVLFNIIVFQVLFNIIVLCFRCCSTSLCCVSGVHLILIGGVCQLIAGLLSFRKYDHLSGTAFIGYAALWGSYGATRIFLGASQPITTNLTMSHDLMSNATPLTALTTNLSLSAELWNSTSQSPDWLSLLLIPQSAIAGLVPYILLSFLLAFCSATVNVIMPFVFGAITLTLLFEAVAVGVSSAWPLVVSGILELLILLFAVYGSAALLVKGLAQRYVLKGFGTPLFNVLLLGTNSPAASAQSLGQEKKKNTKYAEPQALFFFCDTVSPFIMLFHSFGYVTSFSLGAVWVSIISAAQLLSSYYAHLRQDGYLVTKAGLHATYWLTKAWEEFVLSAVIVSEPEGEVATGRQAMVGDWFFVAVALLLLVVSLSNDTLEVTHNALFLLLSISTVPQIPLQGYYVFFGVSCSLFTSASLYGTFCRLINSIAEKSLIPVGPQPISSDRLHSFLSCFRSPGKLQGALPSSSSASSPTNQIPDALFYLTNGVAALSALHVASSSQSVSFLRLSVPWVLVSGAVVQGFVSRLQVRGGQRFGSVIPSFYLSVWATWTWYRFAGPLLQISPVGSYGFTAGAIAFLVINAFLMLIGQSLHDITYISLFSCCNTEGEKNGVGFP from the exons ATGACTAACCCTACTCTTTTCCCT GTGTTGTTCAACATCATTGTGTTTCAGGTGTTGTTCAACATCAGTGTGTTTCAG GTGTTGTTCAACATCATTGTGTTTCAGGTGTTGTTCAACATCATTGTGTTTCAGGTGTTGTTCAACATCATTGTGTTTCAG GTGTTGTTCAACATCATTGTGTTTCAG GTGTTGTTCAGCATCATTGTGTTTCAG GTGTTGTTCAACATCATTGTGTTTCAGGTGTTGTTCAACATCATTGTGTTTCAGGTGTTGTTCAACATCATTGTGTTGTGTTTCAGGTGTTGTTCAACATCATTGTGTTGTGTTTCAGGTGTTCATCTCATCCTGATAGGTGGAGTGTGTCAGCTGATTGCCGGCCTCCTGTCGTTCCGTAAATACGACCACCTGAGTGGCACCGCCTTCATTGGCTATGCAGCTCTCTGGGGCAGCTATGGTGCCACACGCATCTTCCTGGGTGCATCCCAACCAATCACAACTAACCTGACCATGTCACATGACCTGATGAGTAACGCGACCCCGCTCACTGCCCTCACGACCAACCTATCTCTGTCGGCTGAACTCTGGAACAGCACCTCGCAGAGCCCTGATTGGCTGTCTCTCCTGCTCATCCCCCAGTCTGCCATCGCGGGATTGGTCCCCTACATCCTTCTATCCTTCCTATTGGCCTTCTGCTCTGCCACGGTAAACGTCATCATGCCCTTCGTGTTCGGTGCCATCACGCTTACCCTGCTGTTTGAGGCTGTGGCGGTGGGCGTGTCCTCGGCCTGGCCACTGGTCGTCTCTGGCATTCTAGAACTCCTCATCCTCCTTTTCGCCGTGTACGGCAGCGCCGCCCTGTTGGTGAAAGGTCTGGCGCAGCGCTATGTCCTCAAGGGGTTCGGCACGCCCCTGTTCAACGTGCTCCTGCTGGGGACCAACAGCCCTGCGGCCAGCGCCCAGAGCCTGggacaggagaagaagaagaacaccAAGTACGCTGAACCCCAGGCGCTCTTCTTCTTCTGTGACACGGTGTCTCCCTTCATCATGTTGTTCCACAGCTTTGGATACGTCACGTCCTTCTCCCTGGGTGCTGTGTGGGTCTCCATCATCTCTGCTGCTCAACTCCTCTCTAGCTACTACGCTCACCTGCGGCAAGATGGCTACCTGGTCACCAAGGCCGGCCTGCATGCCACCTACTGGCTTACCAAGGCGTGGGAGGAGTTTGTGTTGTCGGCTGTGATCGTGTCGGAGCCGGAGGGAGAGGTGGCTACTGGGAGACAGGCGATGGTTGGTGATTGGTTCTTCGTGGCGGTGGCGCTCCTCCTCCTAGTTGTCAGTCTGAGTAATGACACCCTGGAGGttacccataatgctctgttCCTGCTGCTGTCCATCTCCACGGTCCCCCAGATCCCCCTCCAGGGGTACTATGTGTTCTTCGGGGTGTCCTGTTCCCTGTTCACCTCCGCTTCGCTCTACGGGACATTTTGCCGCCTGATCAACTCCATCGCTGAGAAGAGTCTGATCCCGGTGGGTCCTCAGCCCATCTCCTCTGACCGTCTCCACTCCTTCCTGTCCTGCTTTCGCTCCCCGGGGAAACTCCAGGGGGCGCTGCCTTCATCATCATCAGCATCCTCCCCGACCAATCAGATCCCTGACGCTCTGTTCTACCTGACCAACGGCGTGGCCGCTCTCTCGGCGCTCCACGTGGCCTCATCCAGTCAGAGCGTGTCCTTCCTGCGACTGAGTGTTCCCTGGGTTCTGGTATCTGGAGCGGTGGTACAGGGGTTCGTCAGCAGGCTGCAggtcagaggaggacagaggtttgGCTCCGTCATCCCATccttctacctgtctgtctgggcCACCTGGACATGGTATCGCTTCGCAG GCCCCTTGCTGCAGATCTCTCCAGTAGGATCCTATGGGTTTACAGCTGGAGCCATTGCTTTCCTGGTCATCAATGCTTTCCTCATGCTCATTGGTCAGTCTTTACATGACATCACCTatatctccctcttctcctgctgcaacacagagggagagaagaacgGAGTGGGTTTTCCCTAA